One window of the Crassaminicella thermophila genome contains the following:
- a CDS encoding XdhC family protein encodes MEQKLVKELLLCLEENKDVALVTVVDAQGSSPRGKGSMMLVDQEGNLIEGTIGGGAIEEKAKEDALECINRGISKSVHYELNKSNKKDSLPMICGGSVDVFIKVFKSKDELLIVGAGHIGFKLSKMADLLGYRVVIIDDREEYACKERFPEADALIVGDIEKNLREYPIGEKTNIVIVSHGHKHDQEALEAVIDSGARYIGMIGSIKKVIASFEKLKKKGIKAEKLSKVHAPIGIDIGGETPEEISLSIMAEIQAVKYNKKGSFLKLHRECD; translated from the coding sequence ATGGAACAAAAATTAGTAAAAGAACTATTATTGTGTTTAGAAGAAAATAAAGATGTTGCATTAGTTACGGTAGTTGATGCACAAGGAAGCAGTCCTAGAGGAAAGGGAAGTATGATGCTTGTTGATCAAGAAGGAAATTTAATTGAAGGAACAATAGGAGGAGGAGCGATAGAAGAAAAAGCAAAAGAAGATGCTTTAGAATGTATAAATAGGGGAATTTCAAAATCTGTTCATTATGAATTGAATAAAAGTAATAAAAAAGATTCTCTACCAATGATTTGTGGAGGAAGTGTAGATGTATTTATAAAGGTTTTTAAAAGCAAAGATGAACTTTTAATTGTTGGAGCAGGTCATATTGGATTTAAGCTTAGCAAGATGGCAGATCTTTTAGGATATCGTGTTGTCATAATAGATGATAGAGAAGAATATGCATGTAAAGAGAGATTTCCTGAAGCAGATGCGTTAATTGTAGGGGATATAGAGAAAAATCTTAGAGAATATCCAATAGGGGAAAAAACAAATATTGTCATTGTAAGTCATGGGCATAAACATGATCAAGAAGCACTAGAAGCAGTGATTGATTCTGGTGCAAGGTATATAGGAATGATTGGAAGTATCAAAAAAGTTATAGCTTCCTTTGAAAAATTAAAGAAAAAAGGAATTAAAGCAGAAAAGCTGTCAAAGGTTCATGCACCTATAGGGATAGATATTGGAGGGGAAACACCAGAAGAAATTTCTCTGTCCATTATGGCTGAAATTCAGGCTGTAAAATATAACAAAAAGGGATCTTTTTTAAAACTTCATAGGGAGTGTGATTAG
- a CDS encoding RidA family protein, producing the protein MEKQIIATEKAPGAIGPYSQGVIVGDVVYTSGQLPINPETGEIADSIEEQTRQALENGKAILKAAGSDMSKVFKTTVFLKDLKDFAKMNEVYAAYFAEKCPARSTVGGIDLAKGALVEIELIATL; encoded by the coding sequence ATGGAAAAACAAATTATAGCAACAGAAAAAGCACCAGGAGCTATTGGACCTTATTCACAAGGTGTAATTGTTGGGGATGTGGTTTATACTTCAGGACAATTACCAATTAACCCTGAAACAGGAGAAATTGCAGACAGTATTGAAGAACAGACAAGACAAGCTTTAGAAAATGGAAAAGCAATTTTAAAAGCAGCTGGAAGTGATATGTCAAAAGTATTTAAAACAACAGTGTTTTTAAAGGATCTAAAGGATTTTGCAAAAATGAATGAAGTATATGCTGCTTATTTTGCAGAAAAATGTCCTGCTAGAAGTACTGTAGGAGGAATTGACTTAGCAAAGGGTGCATTAGTTGAAATAGAATTAATAGCAACTCTTTAA
- a CDS encoding sugar phosphate isomerase/epimerase family protein: MKIGLETESYHLLFQNGRMDIFDFIRKTAELGLDCVMINIIPDKNLDPDWGTLGSADPEHLEKVKKEIQKYGLCAEIDTKGTDPKHLTKVIEVAHKIGADVIRTYCCFGVYEPERLERAPEDIKQIVPLLKKYRIKLAVENHEEETTDEVIKIIKEVDSIWVGAHCDIGNAMMAWEDPVEAVRKLAHYTFTTHFKDHIIIRDGDEYKVCGVPAGEGNIDLDECFKILVEESPLTRINIEMCNPYVAPFKRKPGTGGVYEVGEGAFKVEPQPYEKYGIQPKDYYYPPEELLEILIEEQVKGVERTVQYVLGLRDKYCR; the protein is encoded by the coding sequence TTGAAAATAGGGTTAGAAACGGAAAGCTATCATTTACTTTTTCAAAATGGACGCATGGATATTTTTGATTTCATCAGAAAAACTGCTGAATTAGGATTAGATTGTGTAATGATTAATATTATTCCTGATAAAAATCTAGATCCTGATTGGGGAACTCTTGGCAGTGCAGATCCTGAACATCTAGAAAAAGTAAAAAAAGAAATTCAAAAATATGGATTATGTGCAGAAATTGACACAAAGGGAACAGATCCTAAGCATTTAACAAAGGTTATAGAAGTTGCACACAAAATCGGTGCAGATGTAATTCGTACCTATTGCTGTTTTGGTGTTTATGAGCCTGAAAGATTAGAAAGAGCCCCAGAGGATATTAAACAAATTGTACCACTGCTTAAAAAATACAGAATTAAACTAGCCGTTGAAAATCATGAAGAAGAGACAACAGATGAAGTAATTAAAATTATTAAAGAGGTTGACAGTATTTGGGTAGGAGCTCATTGTGATATTGGGAATGCAATGATGGCATGGGAAGATCCAGTTGAAGCTGTTAGGAAATTAGCTCATTATACATTTACAACACATTTTAAGGATCATATTATTATTAGAGATGGAGATGAATATAAGGTTTGTGGAGTTCCTGCTGGGGAAGGAAATATAGACTTAGATGAATGCTTTAAGATATTAGTAGAAGAATCTCCATTGACAAGAATTAATATTGAGATGTGTAATCCCTATGTAGCACCTTTTAAAAGGAAGCCTGGAACGGGTGGTGTATATGAGGTAGGAGAAGGTGCATTTAAAGTTGAACCTCAACCATATGAAAAATATGGTATTCAACCGAAAGATTATTACTATCCACCAGAAGAACTTTTAGAGATTTTAATTGAGGAACAGGTAAAAGGTGTTGAAAGAACAGTTCAATATGTACTAGGTTTAAGAGACAAATATTGTAGATAA
- a CDS encoding sugar phosphate isomerase/epimerase family protein, which translates to MKIGLETESYHLHFQNGRMDIFDFIRKTAALGLDGVMINIIHDKNLDPDWGTLGSADPEHLEKVKNEIQRYGLFAEIDTRGVEPKKLTKVIEVAHKIGADVIRTYISCGDNLQEEIRCAPEQIKEVLSLLSKYRIKLAIENHEYETADEIIDIIKKVGSPWVGATCDTGNGMMAWEEPIDTIKKLAPYTFTTHFKDHIIIYDEGEYKVCGTAVGSGNIDTEECFKLLVENTTLTRINIEMCHPYVATFKKEKGVGGVYEVGQGAFKVEKPPIDPSFVKPSQYYYPPEEALEKMIKYQAEEVEKSVKYVLALRDKYCR; encoded by the coding sequence ATGAAGATTGGATTAGAAACTGAAAGCTATCATTTGCATTTTCAAAATGGACGCATGGACATTTTTGACTTCATCAGAAAAACAGCAGCATTAGGTTTAGATGGTGTAATGATCAATATTATTCATGATAAAAATCTGGATCCTGATTGGGGAACTCTTGGCAGTGCTGACCCTGAGCATTTAGAAAAAGTAAAAAATGAAATACAAAGATATGGATTATTTGCTGAGATTGATACTAGAGGAGTAGAACCTAAAAAACTAACAAAAGTAATCGAAGTTGCACATAAAATCGGGGCAGATGTAATACGTACATATATTAGCTGTGGAGACAATTTGCAAGAGGAAATAAGATGTGCTCCTGAACAAATCAAGGAAGTTTTATCACTACTAAGTAAATATAGAATTAAGCTAGCTATAGAAAATCATGAGTATGAAACTGCTGATGAGATAATTGATATCATTAAAAAAGTAGGAAGTCCTTGGGTTGGCGCAACTTGTGATACTGGAAACGGCATGATGGCGTGGGAGGAACCTATTGATACAATAAAAAAACTAGCGCCATATACATTCACAACACATTTTAAAGATCATATCATTATTTATGATGAAGGTGAATACAAAGTTTGTGGTACTGCAGTAGGTTCAGGAAATATAGATACAGAAGAATGCTTTAAATTATTAGTAGAAAATACCACATTGACAAGAATAAACATAGAAATGTGCCATCCATATGTAGCAACCTTTAAAAAAGAAAAAGGAGTAGGAGGCGTATATGAAGTAGGGCAAGGGGCATTTAAAGTTGAAAAACCACCAATTGATCCAAGTTTTGTTAAACCTTCTCAGTATTATTATCCACCAGAAGAAGCCCTTGAAAAAATGATTAAATATCAGGCTGAAGAAGTTGAGAAATCAGTAAAATATGTATTAGCTTTAAGAGATAAATATTGTAGATAA
- a CDS encoding DeoR/GlpR family DNA-binding transcription regulator: protein MLAEKRKDRILQILEEDGSVKVSKLTKLFDVSIETIRRDLETLEKEGLLKRVYGGAVLKKNKVHQLNYVKREKEFADEKKEIAKIAIRYIEEGQSIALNNGTTNIEIARELKKNFKELTVITNSLMIASELADVDSFTIILTGGILNNKEYAFYGDLSENVLSDFIVDKAFISVGGVSLTRGITDYLPGEVQIEKKLIEISQEVIILADSSKIDSVSLIKVTDIHEANLVITDSKLDDKILNKYLKNGIEIVKE from the coding sequence TTGTTAGCAGAAAAGAGAAAAGATCGTATTTTACAAATACTTGAAGAAGATGGAAGTGTAAAGGTATCTAAGCTAACAAAATTATTTGATGTTTCTATTGAAACAATAAGAAGAGATCTAGAAACTTTAGAAAAAGAGGGATTATTAAAACGTGTTTATGGTGGGGCTGTATTAAAAAAAAACAAAGTTCATCAGTTGAACTATGTAAAAAGAGAAAAAGAATTTGCTGATGAAAAAAAAGAAATTGCAAAAATTGCTATTCGGTATATAGAAGAGGGACAATCTATTGCATTAAATAATGGTACCACCAATATAGAAATTGCAAGAGAATTAAAAAAGAACTTTAAGGAACTTACTGTTATAACAAATTCTTTAATGATTGCTAGTGAATTAGCGGATGTGGATAGCTTCACCATTATTTTAACAGGGGGCATACTCAACAATAAAGAATATGCTTTCTATGGTGATCTTTCTGAAAATGTACTTTCTGATTTTATTGTTGATAAAGCATTTATTAGTGTAGGTGGGGTATCCTTAACTAGAGGGATTACTGATTATTTGCCTGGAGAGGTTCAAATAGAAAAAAAGTTAATAGAAATTTCTCAAGAAGTTATTATATTAGCAGATAGCAGTAAAATAGACAGTGTATCCTTGATTAAAGTAACAGATATTCATGAAGCAAATTTAGTTATAACCGATTCTAAATTAGATGATAAGATTTTAAATAAATATTTAAAAAATGGAATAGAAATTGTTAAAGAATAG
- a CDS encoding alanine/glycine:cation symporter family protein has translation MIALENFFKNLADLVWGNWLIVTLIGVGAYFTFITKFLQIRKLPYIFHETLIKPFKKGNENVGEGTLTPFQALCTALGSCVGNGNIVGVATAIVGGGPGAIFWMWLAGILGMATKYAEILLGMHYREKAEDGTYVGGPMYYISKGLKLPWLATIYSILLILQNSGGTLIQSNAVAVVVKDLFGITPIITALMLIFFVGLIIVGGIKRLGQVTEKLVPFMAGFYILGGFIIIFANIKNFPVVIGLIFKSAFTMKAGVAGAVGYSIRKAMRFGVARGLYSNEAGEGSAPVLHASAITDHPVRQALFGVTEVLIDTVFLCSITAFVVLVSGVLETGASPAMLVSIAFGQVHPLFRYIVGISMILFAFSSILAQWYFGNVALTYVYDVKKAAYFKYPFLCLIIVGSLSSLHLVWYIQDSILGLLIVTNLIAIMLLSPQVVQFTKEFFNSDNGYIKKIEEMSIKK, from the coding sequence ATGATTGCTTTAGAAAATTTTTTCAAAAACTTAGCAGACTTAGTATGGGGTAATTGGCTCATCGTTACACTTATTGGGGTTGGAGCTTATTTCACATTCATAACAAAATTTCTTCAAATAAGGAAACTGCCTTATATTTTTCATGAAACCCTCATAAAACCGTTCAAAAAAGGCAATGAAAACGTGGGTGAAGGAACCCTTACTCCATTTCAGGCTCTATGTACAGCATTGGGAAGCTGTGTAGGAAATGGAAATATTGTAGGCGTTGCTACTGCTATTGTTGGTGGAGGACCTGGTGCAATATTTTGGATGTGGTTAGCTGGAATATTAGGAATGGCTACCAAGTATGCTGAAATCCTTCTAGGTATGCATTATAGGGAAAAAGCTGAAGATGGAACTTATGTTGGTGGGCCGATGTATTATATTTCTAAAGGCTTGAAGCTACCTTGGCTTGCTACTATATATTCTATTTTGCTTATTTTACAAAATTCTGGTGGTACGCTGATTCAGTCTAATGCTGTTGCTGTGGTTGTAAAAGATCTGTTTGGAATTACACCAATTATTACAGCTCTTATGCTTATTTTTTTTGTTGGACTTATTATTGTAGGTGGAATTAAGAGACTTGGTCAAGTTACTGAAAAATTGGTACCTTTTATGGCAGGCTTTTATATATTAGGTGGATTTATTATTATTTTTGCAAACATTAAAAATTTTCCTGTTGTAATTGGACTTATTTTTAAAAGTGCTTTCACAATGAAAGCAGGTGTTGCTGGTGCAGTTGGATATTCTATTCGTAAAGCTATGAGGTTTGGTGTGGCACGTGGGCTTTACTCAAATGAAGCAGGGGAAGGGTCTGCTCCAGTTCTTCATGCTTCAGCTATTACGGATCATCCTGTAAGACAAGCTCTTTTTGGGGTTACAGAAGTTTTAATTGATACGGTATTTCTTTGTTCAATCACCGCATTTGTAGTGCTTGTTTCAGGGGTGCTTGAAACAGGAGCATCACCTGCAATGCTAGTTAGTATTGCCTTTGGGCAAGTACATCCTTTATTTCGATATATTGTGGGGATTAGTATGATTTTATTTGCTTTTTCATCTATATTGGCTCAATGGTATTTTGGAAATGTAGCATTGACTTATGTATATGATGTTAAAAAGGCAGCTTATTTTAAATATCCATTTTTATGCTTAATTATTGTTGGGTCCCTAAGTAGTTTGCATTTGGTGTGGTATATTCAAGACAGTATTTTAGGCCTTTTAATTGTTACGAATCTTATTGCTATTATGTTGCTTAGTCCTCAGGTTGTTCAATTTACAAAGGAATTTTTCAATTCAGATAATGGGTATATTAAGAAAATAGAAGAAATGAGTATTAAAAAATAA
- a CDS encoding MFS transporter → MNTKSSNFKKWFTFIVLVLGGGTIYKLSSLKDAFYVPMQEQFHLTHTQIGNAMSVYSTIATFAYLGTLFIADRFSKKILLPFSLIATGCLGLYLATFPGYHGILFVWAMFGITCELTYWPILLKSIRSLGNKEEQGRMFGFLEAGRGVVDTIVAFTALAIFACIGKGAAGLRGAILFFSITVIGVGVITFFCLEHDEIAKSKDPNKNKIAFQGIVKALKMKEIWVVAFTVFSVYAVYCGLTYFIPFLKDIYGLPVTLVGAYGIINQYGLKMVGGPVGGFLADKKFKSSAKYLRVAFLATIIGMVIFMLLPHESMNVYIGMAATLGFGAIVFTMRAVFFAPMEEINVPREISGSAMSIGSFVGYAPAIFCYSLYGNMLDRFPGMAGYRIVFMLMAGFAVVGFLISSYLVRIINKRKEASAT, encoded by the coding sequence TTGAATACAAAAAGTAGTAATTTTAAGAAGTGGTTTACATTTATTGTGTTGGTGTTGGGAGGAGGAACAATTTACAAGCTATCCTCATTAAAAGATGCATTTTATGTTCCAATGCAGGAGCAGTTTCATTTAACACACACACAAATAGGTAATGCTATGTCTGTTTATTCAACGATTGCAACATTTGCTTATTTAGGCACACTGTTTATAGCAGACAGATTTTCAAAGAAAATATTATTACCATTTTCATTAATAGCAACGGGATGTCTTGGATTGTACTTGGCAACATTCCCGGGTTATCATGGTATATTATTTGTTTGGGCAATGTTTGGTATAACTTGTGAATTGACTTATTGGCCAATTTTGTTAAAATCTATAAGATCGTTAGGAAATAAGGAAGAGCAAGGAAGAATGTTTGGTTTCCTTGAAGCTGGTAGAGGAGTAGTTGACACGATTGTAGCTTTTACTGCATTAGCGATATTTGCATGTATAGGTAAGGGTGCAGCAGGCTTAAGAGGAGCTATATTATTCTTCTCTATAACAGTAATAGGAGTAGGGGTTATCACTTTCTTCTGTCTAGAACATGATGAAATTGCTAAAAGCAAAGATCCTAATAAAAATAAGATAGCATTTCAAGGTATTGTGAAGGCATTAAAAATGAAAGAAATTTGGGTAGTTGCATTCACAGTATTTTCTGTATATGCAGTATATTGTGGTTTGACTTATTTTATTCCTTTCTTAAAAGATATTTACGGTTTGCCAGTGACATTAGTAGGAGCTTACGGTATAATCAACCAATATGGCTTAAAAATGGTTGGTGGACCTGTAGGAGGATTTTTAGCCGATAAGAAGTTTAAATCTTCAGCAAAGTATTTAAGAGTAGCTTTTTTAGCCACAATTATAGGTATGGTTATATTTATGTTATTACCTCATGAGTCTATGAATGTGTATATTGGAATGGCAGCTACACTTGGTTTTGGAGCAATTGTATTTACAATGAGAGCAGTGTTCTTTGCTCCTATGGAAGAAATTAATGTTCCTCGCGAAATCAGTGGATCTGCTATGTCAATAGGAAGTTTTGTGGGGTATGCTCCAGCAATCTTCTGCTACTCTTTATATGGTAATATGTTAGATAGATTCCCTGGAATGGCAGGATATAGAATCGTATTTATGCTTATGGCAGGTTTCGCAGTAGTAGGATTTTTAATTAGCAGTTATTTAGTTCGCATAATTAATAAGAGAAAGGAAGCATCAGCTACATAA
- a CDS encoding YitT family protein, with protein sequence MKKTINRSVIDYFIVYLGCMIQAFAVTAILKPNGLIVGGFTGVSLVLGKLFSIKYTFIYYSLCLSVLIVAWLILGKKEVLKIILLSTTYPIILILFDNLNLNFIDANATDKLLSCIYYGIIAGIGMGLILRKGFSQGSSDTIAKIIHKKIFPFLSIGQILLIIDICILSVSGFVFGRNAVFYALIMHMIYTKTVDTVLFGFGSSLVKIVIISKETDRITYYILNTINRGVSLGKVTGAFSNKHKTKVICICSARESILIKNFVAKIDRNAFINLVPVISAWGKGYGFSNLELD encoded by the coding sequence TTGAAAAAAACAATCAATCGAAGCGTTATAGACTATTTTATTGTATATTTGGGATGTATGATTCAAGCCTTTGCTGTTACAGCTATTTTAAAACCTAATGGATTAATTGTAGGAGGTTTTACAGGGGTTTCTCTTGTATTAGGAAAGTTATTCAGTATCAAATACACGTTTATTTACTATTCTTTATGCCTTTCTGTCTTGATTGTAGCTTGGCTTATTCTGGGTAAAAAAGAAGTTTTGAAAATTATCCTTTTATCTACTACCTATCCCATTATATTAATCTTATTTGACAACTTGAATCTAAACTTTATTGATGCAAATGCTACTGATAAACTCCTATCTTGTATATATTACGGTATCATCGCAGGAATAGGTATGGGACTTATATTAAGAAAGGGATTTTCTCAGGGCAGTTCAGATACCATCGCAAAAATTATTCACAAGAAAATATTCCCTTTTTTAAGCATTGGTCAGATCTTACTCATTATCGATATTTGTATCTTATCTGTATCTGGTTTTGTTTTTGGACGTAATGCGGTATTTTATGCACTTATTATGCACATGATCTATACCAAAACAGTGGATACCGTTTTATTCGGATTTGGATCATCTTTAGTTAAAATAGTCATTATTAGTAAAGAAACAGATAGGATTACATATTATATTTTAAATACCATTAATAGAGGAGTTAGCCTAGGTAAAGTAACTGGTGCTTTTTCTAATAAGCACAAAACTAAAGTTATCTGCATCTGTTCAGCTCGAGAATCAATACTGATTAAAAATTTTGTAGCTAAAATAGATCGTAATGCCTTTATTAATCTTGTTCCTGTAATTTCTGCATGGGGGAAAGGATACGGATTTAGCAATTTAGAATTAGATTAA
- a CDS encoding formate/nitrite transporter family protein — MDVRQYLTPAEIASSTLETGIKKANLSRSSQLLLSILAGAFIAFASEGSNMAAFNLFANSETYGLGKVLAGSIFGTGLMLVLLAGGELFTGNTLIIISVLEGRVKVSNMLKNWITVYIGNFIGSILIAFMMVQSGLFNSGAHVLGGVTIKIASYKVGLSFMPALYLGIMANWLVCLAVWLAYGAKSIIGKILGIFFPIWLFVTSGFEHSIANMYYIPAGILAKTNSSWAAASHLSPEKLANLNWTTFITKNLIPVTIGNIIGGILFVGIVYWLVYLKEKRNTVSKAN, encoded by the coding sequence ATGGATGTTAGACAATATCTAACCCCTGCTGAAATTGCATCTTCTACATTAGAAACAGGTATTAAAAAAGCAAATCTTTCAAGGAGTTCTCAACTCCTATTAAGTATTTTAGCAGGAGCATTTATTGCCTTTGCTTCAGAAGGGTCAAACATGGCTGCATTTAATTTATTTGCAAACTCTGAAACCTATGGTTTAGGAAAAGTTTTAGCAGGTTCTATTTTCGGAACGGGTTTAATGCTTGTTCTATTAGCAGGAGGAGAATTATTTACAGGAAATACATTAATCATAATAAGTGTTTTAGAAGGTAGAGTAAAAGTAAGTAATATGCTAAAGAATTGGATTACTGTATATATAGGAAATTTTATAGGTTCTATACTTATAGCTTTTATGATGGTACAATCAGGTTTATTTAATAGTGGTGCCCATGTACTTGGCGGCGTAACTATCAAAATTGCTTCTTATAAGGTTGGATTATCCTTTATGCCTGCCCTTTATTTAGGAATCATGGCAAATTGGCTCGTTTGTTTGGCTGTATGGTTAGCCTATGGAGCAAAAAGCATCATCGGAAAAATATTAGGAATATTTTTTCCTATATGGCTTTTTGTTACATCTGGTTTTGAACATAGTATTGCAAATATGTACTATATTCCTGCTGGAATCTTGGCCAAAACCAATAGCAGTTGGGCAGCAGCATCACATCTTTCACCAGAAAAATTAGCAAATTTAAATTGGACCACTTTTATCACCAAAAACCTAATCCCTGTAACGATCGGAAATATCATTGGAGGAATTTTATTTGTAGGAATTGTTTACTGGCTTGTTTACTTAAAAGAAAAAAGAAATACTGTATCAAAAGCTAATTAA
- a CDS encoding transposase, with protein MPRCARVKTEDSIFHIMIRSISEINLFNDDEDKLKYFSLIKKYILKFQFKVYAYCLMDNHGHLIIDVNGGDISRIMHSINFSYAQYYNRKYKRHGHVFQDRFKSRIVNDDKYLIVLSAYIHNNPKDIPGYRNNLINYRFSSLKEYVKGTNEFEILDKSFLEDILNLGNRKNIKSYLSLVYKSDTINEELDVEFEKKNCEYRSERKILVRDYTPEKVINFVAEYIQCDKRKARIKYDKSCIEIRALCVFFMRCFCNYTQKQICSVIGNLTQSRVSKLSSIGIDIILNTEKYSSIIDDFIKSA; from the coding sequence ATGCCAAGATGTGCAAGAGTCAAAACAGAAGACAGTATTTTTCATATAATGATAAGAAGTATCAGTGAAATAAATTTATTCAATGATGATGAAGATAAATTAAAATATTTTTCTTTAATAAAAAAGTACATATTAAAGTTTCAATTTAAGGTTTATGCATATTGCCTTATGGATAATCATGGACATCTTATTATTGATGTTAATGGTGGAGATATTTCAAGAATCATGCATTCTATCAATTTTTCATATGCCCAATATTATAATAGAAAATATAAAAGGCATGGGCATGTTTTTCAAGATCGTTTTAAAAGCAGAATAGTAAATGATGATAAATATTTAATTGTATTATCAGCATATATTCATAATAATCCAAAGGACATACCAGGATATAGAAATAATTTGATAAATTATAGATTTTCAAGTCTGAAGGAATATGTAAAGGGCACTAATGAATTTGAAATATTAGATAAATCTTTTTTAGAGGACATTTTAAATTTAGGGAATAGAAAAAATATTAAAAGTTATTTGTCCTTAGTATATAAATCAGATACTATAAATGAAGAATTAGACGTAGAATTTGAAAAGAAAAACTGTGAATATAGAAGTGAAAGAAAAATATTAGTAAGGGACTATACCCCTGAAAAAGTCATAAACTTTGTAGCAGAGTATATTCAGTGTGATAAGAGGAAAGCGCGTATTAAGTATGATAAAAGCTGCATAGAGATAAGAGCCTTGTGCGTATTTTTTATGAGATGTTTTTGCAATTATACCCAAAAACAAATTTGTAGTGTAATAGGTAATTTAACCCAATCAAGGGTATCAAAGCTATCTTCTATAGGAATTGATATAATATTAAATACTGAAAAATATAGTAGCATAATAGATGATTTTATAAAGAGTGCCTAA
- a CDS encoding S-layer homology domain-containing protein translates to MRKLVKNMIITVSVVGCMTFSVFADIKFSDIDNHWARKFITDLTNRNIIAGYPDGTFKPDNDITVLEFTALALKGKNISIPKTDIWYQGILDAAMTEGIILEGEFKTDEYNEPIERGEMARIVVRALKENKLVWDTQFSDDSNIPSELKGYIKKANKLGIINGYPDNTFRDGNATRAEASTMISQMLNIMENKENKTVEEDKTESSEQKTIEEQEKQEEKVEEKGRFIEPEFEIRYEETGYGSNYFSIYIANKEAYKASRDVYKARFVCTNYNELNTIWGRDFYGDGHWIKQDRTYWKDVSKYAFWALRKVHRTEPNDNSEFNIKEGMNIDLKITIKNETTGEQKDYYETVVVKKVDWQY, encoded by the coding sequence ATGAGAAAATTAGTAAAAAATATGATTATTACTGTTAGTGTAGTAGGATGTATGACATTTAGTGTATTTGCAGATATAAAATTCAGTGATATTGACAATCATTGGGCAAGGAAATTTATTACCGATCTAACAAACAGAAATATAATTGCTGGTTATCCAGATGGAACTTTTAAGCCTGATAATGATATAACAGTTTTAGAATTTACTGCATTAGCATTAAAAGGGAAAAATATTTCTATTCCTAAGACAGATATATGGTATCAGGGTATATTAGATGCAGCAATGACAGAAGGAATTATTCTAGAAGGTGAATTTAAAACAGATGAATATAATGAACCTATTGAAAGAGGAGAAATGGCACGTATTGTAGTTAGAGCACTAAAAGAGAATAAATTGGTATGGGATACCCAATTTAGTGATGATAGCAACATACCAAGTGAATTAAAGGGCTATATAAAGAAAGCAAATAAACTAGGAATTATAAACGGATATCCTGATAATACATTCAGAGATGGAAATGCTACAAGAGCAGAAGCATCTACAATGATTTCTCAAATGCTTAATATTATGGAAAATAAAGAAAATAAAACAGTAGAAGAAGATAAGACAGAGTCGTCAGAACAGAAAACTATAGAAGAGCAAGAAAAACAGGAAGAGAAGGTTGAAGAAAAAGGAAGATTTATAGAGCCAGAGTTTGAAATCCGATATGAAGAAACAGGATATGGTTCCAATTATTTTTCTATATATATTGCAAATAAAGAAGCATATAAAGCTTCGAGAGATGTATATAAAGCAAGATTTGTATGTACAAATTACAATGAGTTAAATACTATTTGGGGTAGAGATTTTTATGGCGATGGGCATTGGATTAAGCAGGATAGAACTTATTGGAAAGATGTAAGCAAATATGCTTTTTGGGCTTTAAGGAAAGTACATCGTACAGAACCAAATGATAATAGTGAATTTAATATAAAGGAAGGAATGAATATTGACTTAAAAATTACAATTAAAAATGAGACAACTGGAGAACAGAAAGACTATTATGAAACAGTTGTAGTGAAAAAAGTGGATTGGCAGTATTAG